The Methanosphaera sp. BMS genome contains a region encoding:
- a CDS encoding stage II sporulation protein M — protein MKKLTYFYYNEFINYLNRNKIFYLISVLLFVLSMAVGYSLVSVEDIESINDQTFTPIEDWDKPTQFVDLFKHNFIIDLGCIIGGLTFSIYSAIVNLINGMMVGYVLRLAPTGIFMLGIVPHGIFEIPSSIVAFVGSLSVTKIEINLIKGVLQNGKTFKGELFNSRDLFKDVLISLLLVMILLLIAGFIEAFITPDLLNWYIG, from the coding sequence ATGAAAAAGTTAACATACTTCTATTATAATGAATTTATAAATTATTTGAATCGGAACAAGATATTTTATTTGATATCAGTACTCTTATTTGTCCTATCGATGGCTGTAGGTTATAGTTTGGTATCGGTTGAGGATATAGAAAGTATCAATGACCAGACTTTTACTCCAATAGAAGACTGGGATAAACCAACACAATTCGTAGACCTGTTTAAGCATAACTTTATCATAGACTTGGGATGTATAATAGGCGGATTGACATTTTCCATATATTCAGCAATTGTAAATTTAATCAATGGAATGATGGTGGGTTATGTTCTGCGATTAGCACCAACAGGGATATTCATGCTGGGAATAGTACCTCATGGTATATTTGAGATACCCTCCAGTATAGTTGCATTTGTAGGAAGCCTCTCTGTAACAAAAATTGAAATAAACCTAATTAAAGGCGTACTTCAAAACGGAAAGACATTTAAAGGTGAGTTATTCAACTCAAGGGACTTATTTAAGGATGTTCTGATATCCCTTTTACTGGTGATGATACTATTGCTAATAGCCGGATTTATAGAGGCATTCATCACACCTGACTTACTTAACTGGTATATAGGATAA
- a CDS encoding DUF2284 domain-containing protein, translating into MTVYNFNDCYHLTKNQKTLSIYDYLDNYVDFNRTLNACKKCPSYNKNWACPDFNCDISSFYKPYEKIDLIYVRLLFDDSITNQRLDSTQLNKFLHDTLFKEKNKLTEELKMLEKNKNGVYLSSGYCNLCRKCSKIRNEKCLFPDLRRNSVESIGGLVVKITREIFDTEVKWIDDNGKVPEYLSILNAILY; encoded by the coding sequence ATGACTGTTTATAATTTTAATGATTGTTACCATCTAACAAAAAATCAAAAAACATTAAGTATATATGATTACCTGGATAATTACGTTGATTTTAACAGGACATTGAATGCCTGTAAGAAGTGTCCATCCTATAACAAAAACTGGGCATGTCCAGATTTTAATTGTGACATCAGCAGTTTCTATAAGCCATATGAGAAGATAGATTTAATCTATGTAAGATTATTATTTGATGACAGTATTACAAATCAAAGGCTTGATAGCACCCAGTTGAATAAATTTCTACATGATACATTATTTAAAGAGAAAAATAAACTTACAGAAGAACTTAAAATGCTTGAAAAAAATAAGAATGGCGTTTATCTATCATCTGGTTATTGTAACCTTTGCAGAAAATGTTCAAAAATAAGAAATGAAAAATGTTTATTTCCCGATTTGAGAAGAAATAGTGTTGAATCAATAGGCGGATTGGTTGTTAAAATAACACGGGAAATATTCGATACTGAAGTAAAATGGATCGACGATAATGGTAAAGTACCGGAATATTTATCCATATTAAATGCCATATTGTATTGA
- a CDS encoding amino acid ABC transporter ATP-binding protein — translation MALLEIKNLKKSFGDNEVLKDISLDVNKGEVLCIIGPSGSGKSTLLRCITELETFDSGEINFDGTFGLVFQNFNLFPHHSVMKNITNAPLKVQKREKTEVYKEARELLKKMDLADKEDAYPCELSGGQQQRVSIARALAMNPDILFFDEPTSALDPELTGEILKVIKDLAAEHMTMVIVTHEMTFARNVADNIIFMDNGYIIEQGTPEEVFSSDNERMKSFLGKFYD, via the coding sequence ATGGCTTTATTGGAAATTAAGAATCTTAAGAAAAGTTTCGGCGATAACGAGGTTTTGAAAGATATTTCTCTTGATGTTAATAAGGGTGAAGTTTTATGTATCATTGGACCGTCAGGTTCTGGTAAATCCACACTTCTTAGATGTATTACAGAGCTTGAAACATTTGATAGTGGAGAAATAAATTTTGACGGTACCTTCGGATTGGTATTTCAGAATTTCAATTTGTTCCCACATCATTCTGTGATGAAAAATATTACAAATGCACCTTTAAAGGTTCAAAAAAGAGAAAAAACGGAAGTCTACAAGGAAGCCCGTGAATTACTTAAAAAAATGGATTTGGCCGATAAGGAAGATGCCTATCCATGTGAATTATCCGGTGGACAACAGCAGAGGGTTTCCATTGCAAGAGCACTGGCAATGAATCCGGATATATTATTCTTTGATGAACCTACATCAGCGTTGGATCCTGAATTAACTGGGGAGATTTTAAAGGTTATCAAGGATTTGGCAGCTGAACATATGACTATGGTTATCGTAACCCACGAGATGACATTTGCACGTAATGTTGCAGATAACATCATATTTATGGATAATGGATACATTATTGAACAAGGAACACCAGAAGAAGTATTTTCTTCAGACAATGAAAGAATGAAATCTTTCTTAGGTAAATTCTATGATTAA
- a CDS encoding amino acid ABC transporter permease, with protein MILSTVISQLCEGMVTSIEIFLLTLLFSIPLGLAIAAGRMSKFKPLQWLMKIYISIMRGTPLMLQLIVVFFGPYYIFGMTLSPEYRMIAVIIAFSINYAAYFAEIFRGGIESIPKGQYEAAQVLGYNKIETFFIIVLPQVIKIVLPSITNEVITLVKDTSLSFVLAIPEMFTVAKQIAAADASISALLVAGVFYYVFNVLVAFIMERFEKRLSYYD; from the coding sequence ATGATATTAAGTACAGTTATATCCCAATTATGTGAAGGAATGGTTACTTCCATAGAGATATTCTTACTTACCCTATTATTCTCTATTCCGCTAGGTTTGGCTATTGCCGCAGGAAGAATGAGTAAATTTAAGCCTCTTCAATGGTTAATGAAAATATATATTTCAATCATGAGAGGTACACCTTTAATGCTACAGTTAATCGTAGTATTCTTTGGACCTTACTATATTTTTGGAATGACACTATCACCTGAATATAGGATGATAGCAGTTATCATAGCATTTTCAATTAACTATGCAGCATACTTTGCCGAAATATTCAGAGGCGGAATTGAATCAATTCCTAAGGGACAGTACGAAGCAGCTCAAGTATTAGGATATAATAAGATTGAAACTTTTTTTATAATAGTTTTACCTCAAGTTATAAAAATTGTATTACCTTCAATTACAAATGAAGTAATTACTCTTGTTAAAGATACATCATTATCATTCGTATTAGCAATACCGGAAATGTTTACGGTTGCAAAACAGATTGCAGCAGCTGATGCATCAATCAGTGCATTATTAGTTGCAGGTGTATTCTATTATGTATTCAATGTATTGGTTGCATTTATTATGGAACGTTTCGAAAAACGTTTAAGTTATTATGATTAG
- a CDS encoding amino acid ABC transporter substrate-binding protein: MIKKVGILLGVLVLAIVAVSMVSAENSANDDNTLIVGFDAEFPPYGYKADNGSYTGFDLDLAQEVCKRNNWTFKAQPIDWDAKDSELSSGTIDCIWNGFSITDERKDKYTWSKPYIDNKQVIVVKSDSGINKLADLKAKHVETQKDSSALSALQGDNKTIADTFTDLVQIADYNTAFNDLQSGACDAVAMDYNTAKFQVKEHGADQYKILDEQITSEEYGIGFKLGNDALKDKVQTTLDEMQKDGTTAKLAEKYADYGVPESLISE; encoded by the coding sequence ATGATTAAAAAAGTAGGAATTTTATTAGGAGTTTTAGTACTTGCAATTGTAGCAGTTTCAATGGTAAGTGCAGAAAATTCTGCTAACGATGATAATACATTAATCGTTGGATTTGATGCAGAATTCCCTCCTTATGGATATAAAGCTGACAACGGATCCTACACAGGATTTGATTTAGATTTAGCTCAAGAAGTTTGTAAAAGAAACAACTGGACTTTCAAAGCTCAACCAATTGATTGGGATGCAAAGGACAGTGAATTAAGTTCTGGAACAATTGACTGTATTTGGAACGGATTCAGTATAACTGATGAAAGAAAAGACAAATACACCTGGTCAAAACCTTACATTGACAACAAACAAGTCATTGTAGTAAAATCAGATTCCGGAATTAACAAATTAGCAGATTTAAAAGCTAAACATGTTGAAACTCAAAAAGATTCATCTGCATTAAGTGCTCTTCAAGGTGACAACAAAACAATCGCTGATACCTTCACAGATTTAGTACAAATTGCAGATTATAACACAGCATTCAATGATTTACAATCAGGAGCTTGTGATGCAGTAGCTATGGACTATAACACTGCTAAATTCCAAGTAAAAGAACATGGTGCTGACCAATACAAAATCTTAGATGAACAGATTACATCTGAAGAATATGGAATCGGTTTCAAATTAGGTAATGATGCATTGAAAGACAAAGTACAGACCACTTTAGATGAAATGCAAAAAGACGGAACAACCGCTAAATTAGCTGAAAAATATGCTGATTATGGAGTTCCTGAATCATTAATTTCTGAATAA
- a CDS encoding HAD family hydrolase, with amino-acid sequence MKKLFIFDFDGTLFNTIEQLVYNMNQALHLHGYPVLTLDEYKLAVGGNVNQVISNVLGSNSSPENIEKVKKTYLEIVEDYEDTLTQPFEDIEEILTYLQENNIQLAINSNRYTYSIKSYVDKFLNNINFIDIQGHEPPNPSKPDAYGLNQILQKSSINKEDVVYVGDSPTDVQTAKNAGIDCVIVTWGYADYDLLDDDYILKVISKPHELKELI; translated from the coding sequence ATGAAAAAATTATTTATTTTTGATTTTGATGGTACATTATTCAATACAATAGAACAGTTGGTTTATAATATGAATCAGGCATTACATCTTCATGGTTATCCCGTATTGACACTGGATGAATATAAGCTGGCCGTTGGAGGAAATGTCAACCAGGTCATATCCAACGTATTGGGTTCAAATTCCAGTCCGGAAAATATTGAAAAGGTAAAGAAAACATATCTTGAAATAGTTGAAGATTATGAAGATACACTGACACAACCATTCGAGGACATTGAAGAGATATTAACATATCTACAGGAAAATAACATCCAATTGGCCATTAACTCCAACAGATATACATATTCCATTAAGTCATATGTGGATAAATTCCTGAATAATATTAATTTTATAGACATACAGGGACATGAACCACCGAATCCATCAAAACCCGATGCATATGGGCTAAATCAAATATTGCAAAAAAGCAGTATCAATAAAGAGGACGTGGTCTACGTGGGAGATTCACCAACCGATGTACAAACGGCAAAAAATGCCGGTATTGACTGTGTAATCGTTACATGGGGCTACGCTGATTATGACTTATTGGATGATGACTACATATTGAAAGTAATCTCCAAACCACACGAATTAAAGGAATTAATATAG
- a CDS encoding excinuclease ABC subunit UvrA, producing MVDNIKVRGARVHNLKSIDVDIPLGKIVSIAGVSGSGKSSLALGVLYAEGSRRYLEALSTYTRRRITQHSKAKVDSIEHVPASLALNQRPSIPGIRSTFGTGSELLNSIRLLFSRCSRQVCPNGHHVNESINIARELPIKCPECGVEFYGLSAEEYSFNSDGACSKCSGTGIIRDVDISTLVPDENLTLKQGAVKPWTMFGLSSMYLVAKELGVRVDVAFKDLTDKEKEIIYHGDAVTKKVIIPTNGKAFDVNFTYRNAIEAVRIALDKAQSEKGLTRINKYLKTQVCDECHGTRLNKRADSTLLNGLTLSQVCKMSLDEAFKWIDNSIKSLPDNIKKMACPIYEEFTDNANILLELGLGYLTLDRPSSTLSTGELQRVQLARTVRNQTTGILYVLDEPSIGLHPANIDGLIKLVHRLNDDGNSVIIVDHDTRILKIADYLIEIGPESGYNGGNIISQGPIDSVIKDENSIIAPYITGDEEIIIRDKTASEEIFDEGTIKLSTDMIHTVKELDLKIAKCRLNVVTGVSGSGKTTLILESLYPAILNTINNEKLPSHIKSIDTSGINKIYLIDSAPIGKNVRSTLATYSGVLSHIRKLYSQLDKSIEKGYTLKDFSYNTGSLRCPTCNGTGQINLDVQFLPDVEITCPDCEGLRFSDKADDIIYNDYSIKQLMALTVDEAIEVFDEEKKILNKLETLSDMGLGYLTLGEATPALSGGEAQRLKLSSQMNKKQDSSLFIFDEPTIGLHPRDVKKLICIFDKLIENNATIVVIEHDLDLIRNADYIIDMGPKGGVLGGRIVAEGTLDEIIANKNSITAKYLK from the coding sequence ATGGTAGACAATATAAAAGTAAGGGGTGCCAGGGTACATAACCTGAAAAGCATAGATGTGGATATTCCCCTTGGAAAAATAGTTTCAATAGCCGGAGTATCCGGTAGCGGTAAATCCTCACTGGCATTGGGTGTATTGTATGCCGAGGGCTCACGCAGATACCTGGAGGCACTCTCCACTTATACCCGACGACGGATAACACAACATTCAAAGGCCAAAGTTGATTCAATTGAACATGTACCTGCCAGTCTTGCACTCAACCAGCGACCCAGCATACCTGGTATAAGAAGTACCTTCGGTACCGGCAGTGAATTATTAAACTCCATACGACTGCTTTTTTCACGCTGCAGCAGACAAGTATGTCCCAATGGACATCACGTTAACGAATCCATTAATATAGCAAGGGAATTACCCATTAAATGTCCTGAATGTGGAGTGGAATTCTATGGATTGTCAGCCGAGGAGTATTCATTTAACAGTGACGGAGCCTGCTCAAAGTGTTCCGGTACAGGCATTATAAGGGATGTGGATATATCCACATTAGTACCTGATGAAAATTTGACACTAAAGCAGGGGGCAGTTAAGCCATGGACAATGTTTGGATTATCCTCCATGTACCTGGTAGCCAAAGAATTGGGTGTCAGGGTTGACGTAGCATTCAAGGATTTAACCGACAAGGAAAAGGAGATAATCTACCATGGGGACGCCGTAACAAAAAAGGTAATTATACCGACAAACGGCAAGGCATTTGATGTTAACTTCACCTATAGAAATGCCATAGAAGCCGTACGGATAGCACTTGACAAGGCACAATCAGAAAAGGGATTGACACGCATCAACAAATACCTAAAAACACAGGTATGTGATGAATGTCATGGTACAAGACTAAATAAAAGGGCCGATTCAACACTTTTAAATGGATTGACCCTCAGTCAGGTATGTAAGATGAGCCTGGATGAAGCCTTCAAATGGATTGATAATAGCATAAAGTCATTGCCGGATAATATCAAGAAGATGGCTTGTCCCATCTATGAGGAATTTACAGATAATGCCAATATCCTGCTGGAATTAGGATTGGGTTATCTGACCCTGGACAGGCCTAGTTCAACATTATCCACCGGAGAGTTACAAAGAGTTCAGCTGGCACGTACGGTTAGAAATCAGACCACCGGCATATTATATGTACTTGATGAGCCATCAATAGGACTGCATCCGGCAAACATTGACGGATTAATCAAATTGGTACATAGATTAAATGATGATGGAAATTCAGTAATCATCGTAGATCATGATACCAGAATACTTAAGATAGCAGATTATCTAATTGAAATCGGACCGGAATCCGGATATAATGGTGGTAATATAATATCCCAGGGACCGATTGATTCAGTTATCAAGGATGAAAACTCAATCATTGCTCCATATATAACAGGTGATGAAGAAATTATTATTCGAGACAAAACAGCTTCCGAAGAGATATTTGATGAAGGTACCATAAAATTATCAACTGATATGATACATACGGTCAAAGAATTGGACTTGAAAATTGCAAAATGTAGATTGAATGTTGTAACAGGTGTCAGTGGCAGCGGTAAAACAACACTAATACTTGAAAGCCTATATCCTGCTATATTAAATACCATAAACAATGAAAAACTTCCAAGCCATATAAAAAGCATAGATACAAGCGGCATCAATAAGATTTATCTGATAGACTCCGCACCTATAGGTAAGAATGTCAGAAGTACACTAGCCACATACAGCGGAGTTTTAAGTCATATTAGAAAACTATATTCACAACTGGACAAATCCATTGAAAAAGGATATACCCTGAAGGATTTCTCCTATAATACCGGTAGTTTAAGATGTCCCACATGTAACGGTACAGGTCAGATAAATCTTGACGTGCAGTTTTTACCTGATGTGGAGATAACATGTCCTGACTGTGAAGGTCTTAGATTTTCAGACAAAGCCGATGATATAATATATAATGACTATTCCATCAAGCAATTGATGGCACTGACTGTTGATGAAGCTATCGAAGTATTTGATGAGGAAAAGAAAATACTCAATAAGCTAGAGACATTATCTGATATGGGATTAGGATACTTAACATTAGGAGAAGCTACTCCTGCATTAAGTGGTGGTGAAGCACAAAGACTCAAACTGTCATCACAGATGAATAAAAAACAGGACTCCTCACTTTTTATATTTGACGAGCCAACCATCGGATTACATCCAAGGGATGTTAAGAAGTTAATATGCATATTTGATAAGCTCATTGAAAATAATGCCACAATAGTTGTGATTGAACATGACCTGGACTTAATAAGAAATGCCGATTATATCATTGATATGGGTCCTAAAGGTGGAGTTCTAGGTGGACGTATAGTAGCCGAAGGAACACTTGATGAGATAATAGCTAACAAAAACAGTATAACGGCCAAGTACTTGAAGTAA
- a CDS encoding TDT family transporter, translating into MNNSNIILGSIGVIILFLLVLKIILYSQDFLMEFDNIIVASTSGTFSMALMMFSTYILPYNSRISFIIWAVAVFLHILLIIYFTYRYILHDYSLENVYPSYWIVYIGISMASITGGVYMGSYNYIFFLFGFIMMFPTLILVSYRYIKKTVTNDAFKPLICIYAAILSILIVAYVNSFTEVSYTFLIIIYTIACLFYLLALYKFIQYRHIAFYPSYSAYSFPFVISLVATYKMYNIFDNVILGYILIIETVIAIICVGYVLIEYIENIYLNNCLKK; encoded by the coding sequence ATGAATAACAGCAATATAATACTGGGATCTATAGGTGTTATCATTCTATTTTTGCTTGTGTTAAAGATTATACTCTATTCACAAGATTTCTTGATGGAATTTGACAATATAATCGTAGCCAGTACTTCAGGTACATTCTCCATGGCATTGATGATGTTTAGCACATATATCCTACCATATAACAGCAGGATATCATTTATAATTTGGGCCGTGGCAGTTTTCCTGCATATATTGTTGATAATATACTTCACATACAGATACATTCTACATGATTACTCATTGGAAAATGTCTATCCAAGCTACTGGATAGTATATATAGGAATATCAATGGCCAGTATAACAGGCGGTGTCTATATGGGCAGTTATAATTATATCTTCTTTTTGTTTGGATTTATTATGATGTTTCCAACATTAATATTGGTAAGCTATAGATACATTAAAAAGACCGTAACAAATGATGCATTCAAACCACTGATTTGTATATATGCGGCAATACTTAGCATACTTATAGTAGCATATGTGAATTCATTTACTGAGGTGTCATACACCTTTCTGATTATCATATATACAATTGCATGTCTTTTTTACCTGCTGGCATTGTATAAGTTTATCCAATACAGACATATTGCATTCTATCCAAGCTATTCGGCCTATTCATTTCCATTTGTAATCAGCCTGGTTGCCACGTATAAAATGTACAATATATTTGATAATGTAATTTTAGGATATATACTCATAATAGAAACAGTTATAGCAATAATCTGTGTAGGCTACGTATTAATTGAATATATAGAAAACATTTACTTAAACAATTGTTTGAAAAAATAG
- the ung gene encoding uracil-DNA glycosylase — protein MLDVEVGNSWDDFLQKEYTKLYYQKMDVFIENEYANKTIYPPEEDIFNAFKYTPLSDIKVVILGQDPYHEKNQAHGLAFSTPDGNPIPRSLSNIFKEIRMEYGYKIPRSGCLDKWAKQGVFLLNTVLTVEEANANSHSKCGWQRFTDNVITKINKQNQPIVFMLWGKQAEKKKELLNNPNHLVLVTSHPSPFSARRGFLGSNHFKLANEFLKENGVEEIDWSL, from the coding sequence ATGTTGGATGTAGAAGTAGGTAATAGCTGGGATGATTTTCTCCAGAAGGAATATACAAAGTTGTACTATCAGAAGATGGATGTCTTTATAGAGAATGAATATGCCAATAAAACAATTTATCCACCCGAAGAGGACATATTCAATGCATTCAAGTACACACCATTATCAGACATTAAGGTTGTAATATTGGGTCAGGATCCATATCATGAAAAAAATCAGGCACATGGACTGGCATTTTCAACACCCGACGGTAATCCAATACCAAGATCATTAAGTAACATATTCAAGGAAATACGCATGGAGTATGGATATAAAATACCACGTAGTGGTTGTCTTGATAAATGGGCAAAACAGGGAGTATTTCTATTGAATACGGTATTGACTGTTGAGGAAGCTAATGCCAACAGTCATAGCAAGTGTGGCTGGCAAAGATTTACTGATAATGTGATAACAAAAATAAATAAGCAAAATCAGCCGATAGTATTCATGTTATGGGGAAAACAGGCAGAAAAAAAGAAGGAACTGTTAAACAATCCTAATCATTTGGTACTTGTCACATCTCATCCCAGCCCCTTTTCGGCAAGACGTGGATTTTTAGGCTCCAATCACTTTAAATTGGCCAATGAATTCCTAAAAGAAAATGGTGTAGAGGAGATTGACTGGTCTTTATAA
- a CDS encoding flavodoxin family protein: MDFYVINGSPRKKYNTSKVLDALVEGAYDQLEDRQYDDEINIEIIDLYDLDYKGCKSCFHCKKIDGKFYGQCPIKDDLLELLPKLWASDAIIMASPIYFGNVTGQMRSFLERLIFPKYVYGADSLAEKKTTACIYTMNVDKDMGEKLYGESVFNLIERFIEYSFGKTHSFKVYDTYQFKDYSLYENYMFDEEKKRKTRDEQFPKDLKEAYMLGRTLISEILDNEI, encoded by the coding sequence ATGGATTTTTATGTGATAAATGGCAGTCCTAGAAAAAAGTATAATACGTCAAAAGTGTTGGATGCTCTGGTGGAGGGAGCATATGACCAACTGGAAGATAGACAATATGATGATGAAATAAACATTGAAATTATAGATTTATATGACCTTGACTATAAGGGATGTAAATCCTGTTTCCATTGTAAAAAGATTGATGGAAAATTCTATGGTCAATGTCCAATAAAGGATGATCTACTGGAACTTCTTCCAAAACTATGGGCATCTGATGCAATTATAATGGCAAGTCCAATCTATTTCGGTAACGTGACCGGTCAGATGAGAAGTTTTCTTGAAAGACTGATATTTCCGAAATACGTTTATGGAGCAGATTCACTGGCAGAAAAGAAAACAACAGCATGCATCTATACAATGAATGTCGATAAGGATATGGGCGAAAAATTATATGGCGAATCAGTATTTAATCTAATAGAAAGATTCATAGAATACTCATTTGGTAAAACACATTCATTCAAGGTCTATGACACGTATCAATTTAAGGATTATTCGTTATATGAAAATTATATGTTTGATGAAGAGAAAAAAAGAAAGACACGTGACGAACAATTTCCAAAGGATTTAAAAGAAGCTTATATGCTTGGAAGAACATTAATAAGTGAAATATTGGATAATGAAATTTAG
- a CDS encoding (Fe-S)-binding protein: MSYEERIKNNIMVKNNSYGEEVELVDDGKIHEVILHRGCTSRFRENELIESVSESLKKIDVDFSILSDESCCGIMLFLLGLKKEGDKVVEDNIKKFKRHGVKKIITICPGCYESFRDYYSTHPDFDIEIIFAMDLFNDVEVDGSGYIIHDPCHALERASQARKIIKNVPLERANSCCGFGVGINTGDKELAKKVSLKTLSGNKVITYCPSCYHTLNRVNSDKTVDFFTLLNQHL, from the coding sequence ATGAGCTATGAAGAAAGAATAAAGAACAATATAATGGTTAAGAATAACTCCTATGGTGAAGAAGTTGAACTTGTTGATGATGGTAAGATACATGAAGTTATACTTCATCGTGGTTGTACAAGCAGGTTTCGAGAAAATGAATTAATCGAGTCAGTAAGCGAATCATTAAAGAAGATTGACGTTGATTTTTCAATCCTAAGTGATGAATCCTGCTGTGGTATTATGCTCTTCCTGTTAGGTCTTAAAAAGGAAGGCGATAAGGTAGTTGAGGATAACATTAAAAAATTCAAAAGGCATGGTGTCAAGAAAATAATAACAATATGTCCTGGCTGCTATGAATCCTTCAGGGATTATTATTCCACACATCCTGACTTTGATATTGAAATAATATTTGCAATGGACCTATTTAATGATGTGGAAGTAGATGGTAGCGGATATATAATTCATGATCCATGTCATGCACTCGAAAGGGCATCACAGGCAAGAAAGATTATAAAAAATGTACCCCTTGAAAGGGCAAATTCATGTTGTGGATTTGGCGTGGGAATTAATACCGGTGATAAAGAATTAGCTAAGAAGGTATCGCTTAAGACATTGAGTGGAAATAAGGTAATAACATACTGTCCATCATGTTATCATACATTAAACCGGGTTAATTCAGATAAAACTGTGGACTTTTTCACATTGCTTAACCAACACTTATAA
- a CDS encoding DNA-3-methyladenine glycosylase I, giving the protein MKYDDRKNRCFWCNPENELYIKYHDEEWGILNLDDDYLFEMLILESFQAGLSWETILNKRDNFRKAFDGFDLDKISEYDDEKIEELKNNKGIIRNKLKIHAAINNARIYKKIQEEYGSFHEYLMTFTGEKIIYENDKTTSPLGDSISKDLKKRGMKFVGPTIIYSYLQAIGIINSHMENCFLYDKGD; this is encoded by the coding sequence ATGAAATATGATGACCGAAAGAATCGATGCTTCTGGTGCAACCCAGAAAATGAGTTATATATTAAATATCATGACGAAGAATGGGGGATACTTAACCTGGATGATGATTACCTATTTGAAATGCTCATATTAGAATCATTCCAGGCAGGATTATCATGGGAGACAATATTAAATAAACGGGATAATTTCAGAAAGGCATTTGATGGATTTGATCTTGATAAGATAAGTGAATATGATGATGAGAAGATAGAAGAACTAAAAAATAACAAGGGAATAATAAGAAACAAATTAAAGATACATGCCGCCATTAATAACGCCCGTATATATAAAAAAATCCAGGAAGAATATGGAAGTTTTCATGAATATCTAATGACATTTACTGGTGAGAAGATAATATATGAAAATGATAAAACAACATCCCCCCTGGGTGACAGTATATCAAAGGATTTAAAGAAAAGGGGCATGAAATTTGTAGGTCCTACCATAATATATTCATATTTACAGGCAATAGGAATAATCAATTCCCATATGGAAAACTGTTTTTTATATGATAAGGGAGATTGA